In a genomic window of bacterium:
- a CDS encoding sigma-70 family RNA polymerase sigma factor, whose product MLEALNQASDAELIARVKSGQADAFAEIVDRYKDCLVGYLCRLVGSQERAEDLAQEAFLRLYQRSDNYEERGQLKAYLFRIATNQVRSEERRAFRWDRIRSLLAPSNGGPPAQERTLLDDEARNELLKAIAALPLRYRTALVLHEIEGWRYRVISETLGCSEGTVKSRIHRGRTLLKRSLAAYWQGAS is encoded by the coding sequence ATGCTCGAGGCACTGAACCAGGCGTCCGACGCCGAGTTGATAGCACGGGTCAAATCCGGACAGGCCGACGCCTTCGCAGAGATCGTCGACCGCTACAAGGACTGCCTGGTGGGCTATCTTTGTCGTCTGGTCGGCAGCCAGGAACGGGCCGAGGATTTAGCTCAGGAGGCCTTTCTTCGGCTCTATCAGCGGAGTGATAACTATGAGGAGCGCGGCCAGCTGAAGGCCTATCTCTTTCGAATCGCCACTAACCAGGTGCGCAGCGAAGAACGCAGGGCCTTTCGCTGGGACAGGATCCGCAGCCTTCTCGCACCGTCCAATGGCGGGCCTCCGGCGCAAGAGCGCACGTTGCTGGACGACGAGGCCCGGAACGAGCTGCTCAAGGCGATAGCCGCTCTACCCTTGCGCTACCGCACTGCTCTGGTTCTCCACGAGATCGAGGGCTGGCGCTATCGAGTGATCTCCGAGACTCTCGGCTGCAGCGAGGGGACCGTCAAGTCCCGGATCCACCGGGGCCGGACCCTGCTCAAGCGAAGCCTAGCGGCCTACTGGCAAGGAGCTTCATGA